From the genome of Sulfurimonas paralvinellae:
TTAGATGAGCTAGTAAAATCAAAATCAAAAATAGCTGATTATGATGAGTTAAAGTCGGATATAGAGTGGTTAAAAGAGTATTATGAAGAAGAGTCTTGGAGTGATGTAACCAGATGGTTAACGAATATTGATAGTACACTTCGTGAGACATTTTCGCAGTATATGGAGATACTTAAGGGATTGAATAAGAAATGCTAAATATGGTTAATAATACAAAAAGTAACATTTTAGAATCTATTAGATAAAATGTATAACTAAGTAAAATGATAGGATATTTATCTATGGATTATAATGAGACTAAAAATTTAGACTTAAAAAGTATTGAAAAAGTTATTTATGAAAATAAAAAGGCTAGTAAGTTTTTTATACCTTCATATCAGAGGGGTTATCGATGGGATGATAGGCAAGTTTTAGATTTACTTGATGATATTGATGAGTTCGCACATAAAATAAAGACACAAAATGAATTTTATTGTCTTCAACCAATTGTTCTTAGATATGATGATGAAAATACCCATTATAAAGTCATTGATGGACAACAGAGACTTACAACAATTTACATCATCTTAAAATATCTTCAAGAGAGTAGTAAAAGATTTAACGATATAAAAAAAGAATTAAATAATAATGATGAAGTAAAAGATATTTTTGAATTTTGTGATATTGAAGATTTTGAGGTACAAGAGCCTTACTCAATAGAGTATGAAACCCGAACAAATAGTCAAGATTTCTTAAACAATAAATTGACAGAAAAGATAAATGATTCAAATCCAGATTATTATCATATGTCAAAAGCATATCAAACAACAAAAGAGTGGTTTAAAACCAAAAATAAAAAATTGTTTTTAGATACTCTTATGAAAAATACTAAATTTATTTGGTATGAAGTTGACTGCAAAAATGATAAAGAAGAGATAGAGATATTTAGTCGCTTAAATATAGGAAAAATAGGACTTACAAATGCCGAGCTCATTAAAGCAATGCTTCTTTTACCAATAAAAGACTATAAAGAACAAATTGAATTTTCATCAGTTTGGGACAATATCGAACAAACTTTGCAAAAGAATGATTTTTGGTATTTTCTTAGTAATGATTCAAAAAGTGAAACAGCAATTGATTTGATATTTACTGCTCTAGCTCAAAAGTATCAAAAAATCTACAATAAAATAATAGAAGAAAAATATAAAAATCATGAAGATGAACAAAAAAACCAAAAACTAAATTTTAAAATCACCGAAGATAAATATGCATATTATATTTTCGCACATATTTTAAAAACCGATTTTAAATCAGAAAATAAAATTTGGAAAGAGTCGCAAGAACTTTATAGATCTTTTTTAAATTGGTATAACGATAGAGAGATTTATCATAAAGTTGCTTATTTAATTCATTTTAAACATAGTCTTTTGAGTTTGTATGAGAAATATGAGGATAAAACAAAAGATGAGTTTAAAATTGAGTTAAACGAGTTGATTGAAAAAGGTATTCCAAACATTAATTTAATGACTTTAAGATATGGAGAAAAAGGTGTTCATAAAATGTTGCTTTTGTTTAATATAGAAACAATACTAAAAAATAAAAACTCCAATGTACGATTTGACTTTTTTCATTTTAAATTTAAAGATTGGGATATTGAACATATTGCTTCACAAACTGATAATATAAATCAAGAAGAATGGATAAAAACAGTTTATAAATATATAGGAAATAGAGAAATTAATAAAGATAAAATAAATAAGATAAAAAAGAATTTTGATAAGTTTACTTTATTAGTTAAAAAGATGTTAAATATTAAAGAACCAACTGATGAGAACAAAGATAGTATAGGTAACTTGACTCTACTGGATAGCAAAACAAATCGTAGCTATGGTAATGCATTTTTTCCCGTAAAAAGAACAATAATTATTGATCAAGATAGTAATGGGAATTTTATCCCTGTTTGTACAAAAAATGTATTTTTAAAACAATATAGTAGTAAGTTGTCAAATATGATGAATTGGACAGACGATGATGTAGAAAACTATAGGAATGAAATTCTTAATTTACTACAAAAATATAGTGTTAAATGCGAATTAGAGGATGTAGAAAATGATTGAATTACAAAATAAAAAATATACTTTTTGGGAATTACTTAACGAAGTTGGTATAAAAATTCCAATTATTCAAAGAGATTATGCTCAAGGAAGAGAAAATAAACAAGCTCAAGATATTAGGGAAAATTTTTTAAATAATTTATTGGAAGTTCTAAATAGTGAAACAAAAATAGATTTAGATTTTGTATATGGAACTGTAAAAGATGGTTACTTGATACTATTAGATGGACAGCAAAGATTAACAACCCTTTTTTTACTTCATTATTTTTTAGTACTTAAAGATGAAAAACTAAATGAAGATACAAAAAAAATACTCACAAAGTTTACTTACGAAACAAGACTATCTTCAAGAGAATTTATTAAATTACTAATAAATAACACAGTCAATTTAAAAGAAGAAGAAATCTCTACCACAATTAAAAATCAAACTTGGTTTTTTAGTGATTGGGAAAATGACCCAACTATTAAAAGTATGCTTAAAATGCTTGATAGTGTGCAAGATAAATTTAAAAATGAGAAGGGATTATTTGAAAAACTAATTTCAAAAAAACACAAACAAATTACTTTTTCTTTTTTACCATTAGATGAATTTAAACTTACTGATGAACTATATATTAAAATGAATGCAAGAGGTAAGCCTCTCTCAGAATTTGAGAATTTTAAATCAAATTTTGAAAAATTTTTAAATAATGAAGAAAAAAAAGCAAAACTTGATAATGAATGGTATGATATTTTTTGGAACCTTAGAAAAGAAAAGGATGAAGATAGTCCAGCACAAAGAGCAGATGAGTTATTTTTAAACTTTTTCAAAAATATTACAGCTTTTTATAGTAAAGAGTTCAATAGAGTTGATATTTTTAAGTTTATATATACAGAAAAAATCGATGATATATGTAAAGTATTAGATTGTTTAACATCCTACCAAGACAATCATACAGATGAAATAAGACGAGATTTAAACATTCTTCAGAATTTTCTCAAAAATCCAAAAGATATCAGTTATGCTGAAAGATTAAAATTTTATATGCTTATGGTGTTTTTCTTGAAAAAAGGATTACCAAGTGAATCTCAAGAGACCTTTAAAAGCTGGGCTAGAGTTAATATAAACATAATTCATAATATAGCATACGACAATATAAAGGATTTTGAAAATAGTATAAAGTTTATTAATAATTTAGGTGAACATATTGATAATTTATATGAATTTCTATCTGAAAACGACTTTGGAGATAATATATCAGAGCAATTAAAAGAAGAAATTGAAAAAGCAACTATTATTGAGGATGAAAAACATCAGCATGATTGGGAAAAAGATTTCTTAAATGCAGAAAATCATAATTATCTTGATGGTGAAGTCAAATTTCTAATTAAAATATCCGCAGAAAATGAAATAAGTGAAGATAATTTTAAAAAATATATGGAGAAATTTCAAGCCTTATGGGAGTTTGCAAGTGTTAAAGAAGATAAAAAAGAAAATGAGATGTTGCTTCATAGAGCACTTCTCACTTTTGGAAACTATCTTCCACATAAAAAAAATAGCAATAAATATACTTTTGGAAGTTTTGGTTTAGGACTCAGGGAGAAAAACGAAAACTGGAGGAGGATTTTTGAAAAAGAAGAATTTAAAAAATTATTGGATGAATTAAATTATGAGGATATAAAACAAGAGCTTACAAGTATTATTAATAGTTTTGAATTTAATTGTAATGATTGGAGAAGTTATTTTATAAATCCAAATAAAAAGTGGACACCAATATCATATGCAAATTATTATCATATACAAATTAATAATAATGCTATCTTTTTAAATAATGGTTGGAGTAGTAGCAAGGCAACTGGATGGGGTTGGAGTCGAGTTTACGAAATGCATAGTATATACTTATTACAACATATTCAAGAAAAATTAAATAGCCTAGAACCTTTTTTGGAAATTTATCCACATCCAAGCAGTGATATAAAGGAAACATATCCTCATATAGCTATAAAAAATTGGAAAAATAAAGATAATTATAGTTTTGAGATTAATATAATATATAATGAAAAATATATTATTGAATTTTTTGAAAAAAATAATAAACAAATACCAAATAAAATTATGGATACATTAAAAACTTTTGACATAGATAATGAAACATACGATATTACGGTCTATAAAAATGAGGAATTTGAACTTTGCAAGCAAAATGATTTAGTTGTATTTTTAGAAAATTTGTTAAAAACATTGAAAGCTATTAACATTGATACTCTCTAAATCCCTATACATAAGAGGCTTACAATGTCACAAGTCACTATGGTTATATAAAAATAAACAAGAACTGAGAGATACTCCAAACAATCAAACAGAATCGAGCTTTAATACTGGGTATGATGTTGGAAAGTTAGCAAAAGAGCTATTTCCTGATGGTGTTGAAATAGAATTTGATAGCAATAATTTCAATGGAATGATTGAAAAAACTAAAGAGCTTATATCTAACGGAACAGAAGTAATTTATGAAGCAACATTCAAAGAAGATGGTATCTTTGCAATGGCTGATATTTTAGTCAAAAATGGAAATGCTTGGGATATTTATGAAGTAAAAGCTAGTACACATGTAAAAGAGTATCACATCAATGACACTTTAATCCAATGGTATGCACTCTCTAAGGCTATAAATCTAAATCGTGCCTATGTAGTCCATATTAACAATAAGTATGTAAGAAATGGTGAACTAAATATAAAAGAGTTATTTGGCATTGATGATATTACAGATATAGTTTTAGAAAAACAAGATGATATAAAGCCACAACTTTTAGAGATAGAAGAGATGTTAAAAGGTGACATACCTGATATAGACATTGGTAAACATTGTAGTGACCCTCATGGATGTGATTTTATCTCTCATTGTTGGCAACATATACCTAAGAAAAATTCAGTATTTGATATATCGTATGCTACGGGTAAGCAATGGAAACTTTACTATCAAGGTATCCTTAGTATAGATGATATTCCAAGTAATTTTCATCTTGGTAAAAATGCCACTTTACAAATAAAACATCATAAATCTCAAGAGATAAAAATAGACAAACCAAAGATTAAAGAGTTCTTAGACACGATCGAATACCCGATAAACTTCTTCGACTTTGAAACTTTTCAAAATGCTATTCCACGATTTGACAACCAAAGACCTTATGCACAAATGCCTTTTCAGTATTCGTTACATATCTTACATGAAGATGGAACACTAGAGCATAAGGAGTTTTTGGGAGATGAAAATAGCGACCCAAGGAGACCATTATCTGAGCAGATGTTAAGAGACATTACACCAACTGGTTCAATTATAGCTTTTAATCAATCGTTTGAGATAACACAGATTAAAAACTTGGCACAAGTGTGTTCAGATATTAGTGATGAACTGTTGGCTTTAAATGAGAGGTTTATAGACCTTGCACACCCATTCCAATACAAACACTACTACCATCCAAAATTTAACGGTAAATACTCTATAAAGATTGTTTTACCAACACTTTTCCCAAATGATGATGAACTAGATTATAAAAAGCTTGGCTCTATTCAAAATGGTGGCGATGCTATGGATACTTTTGCTAACCTTTATTTGCTAAAAGATAAAAGCCAATTAGCTGAGATAAAGAAAGATTTATTGGCTTATTGTAGGCTTGATACTTTGGCTATGGTTCGGATTTGGGAGCAGTTGCAGCAGTTAATTAAGGAAGGAAGTAATGACAAGTAGTAAGTTTATAATCAAACCTTTGACTGTTGAAACTATAAATCAGACAGTTATACTTAGAGATAAAATTTTTTCTGATTTAAAAAGTTACGAAAAAGAAACACTACAAGCAAGTTTAGATAAAAATAACTATGAAGAATGCTGGAAGAAAAATGAATTAACAAGTATGCAGTATTTTATAATGCTAGATACGACTAAAGACAAGGTAATGGGTTTAACTGGTATTTATAACGAAGCGGAAGACACTAGCGATATGTGTTGGCTTGGTTGGTTTTGTATTGATAAAGAGTATAGAGGACAAGGATTAAGTAAAAAATTGTTAAATTTTTCTATTGATAGGGCGAAAGAGTTAAATAAAAAATACTTACATCTTTATACATATGATTCAAGAGAATATATTCCTGCGATGAAACTGTATGAAAAGTATCATTTTACTATCTATGATAGAGATGAAAGAGATATTTATTACAAATTAGATTTGAAAAAAAAAGCTTAAAATGAGTAATTTAAATAAAATGATCAAAATAAAAGATAATGAATATGATTTTAGTAGCATTGCAGAATTGTTATTAAATAATTCAATATTAAAAATTGCAGAAGAATCGTTTTATATAACAGAAATAGAATTTTATTTTTACAGCAATAATCATAGTAACTGTTCCATACACAAAAGTGAGTATCAGCTTTTTTCAAATACATGGTATGTTCATACCAAAGGCAGAGGTGGTCTCGATATTACATTTGGGAATAAAGATAAAAAAGAATTTGGTGGTATTTTAATAAGAGGTATTAAATCTGTTACTACAAATCAATACATTGATGGACCAACTAATGTTTTAAAGCATATATTGAAAATTTTAGATTTAGAAAGAAAAGAGTTACAACCTTTATTATTAGGTATAAATACTTCAATTATAAAGATAATTAAAAATGACAATAAAGATAATTTTTTATTTCAAGGACCAAGAATTGGACTTGTTCAAGAGCATAATGAATATTTAGTTTCTCCGTATAGGTATATAATTGATGCAACGACTAATCATAAATTTAAAGAAAAAAGTAATGTCTATTGTTATAGTATGAAACTAAATGAAAATCAAAAATCTTGTATTGAAGATGAATTTTCATATAAATTAGATACAGCTAAATATATAGCATCCTTGGATAAGAAGAATAGTAGAAATAAAATGATTATAAATTTTTTAGAAAGTTAATTTAAAAAGAGGTACAGTT
Proteins encoded in this window:
- a CDS encoding GNAT family N-acetyltransferase, producing MTSSKFIIKPLTVETINQTVILRDKIFSDLKSYEKETLQASLDKNNYEECWKKNELTSMQYFIMLDTTKDKVMGLTGIYNEAEDTSDMCWLGWFCIDKEYRGQGLSKKLLNFSIDRAKELNKKYLHLYTYDSREYIPAMKLYEKYHFTIYDRDERDIYYKLDLKKKA
- a CDS encoding DUF262 domain-containing protein is translated as MDYNETKNLDLKSIEKVIYENKKASKFFIPSYQRGYRWDDRQVLDLLDDIDEFAHKIKTQNEFYCLQPIVLRYDDENTHYKVIDGQQRLTTIYIILKYLQESSKRFNDIKKELNNNDEVKDIFEFCDIEDFEVQEPYSIEYETRTNSQDFLNNKLTEKINDSNPDYYHMSKAYQTTKEWFKTKNKKLFLDTLMKNTKFIWYEVDCKNDKEEIEIFSRLNIGKIGLTNAELIKAMLLLPIKDYKEQIEFSSVWDNIEQTLQKNDFWYFLSNDSKSETAIDLIFTALAQKYQKIYNKIIEEKYKNHEDEQKNQKLNFKITEDKYAYYIFAHILKTDFKSENKIWKESQELYRSFLNWYNDREIYHKVAYLIHFKHSLLSLYEKYEDKTKDEFKIELNELIEKGIPNINLMTLRYGEKGVHKMLLLFNIETILKNKNSNVRFDFFHFKFKDWDIEHIASQTDNINQEEWIKTVYKYIGNREINKDKINKIKKNFDKFTLLVKKMLNIKEPTDENKDSIGNLTLLDSKTNRSYGNAFFPVKRTIIIDQDSNGNFIPVCTKNVFLKQYSSKLSNMMNWTDDDVENYRNEILNLLQKYSVKCELEDVEND
- a CDS encoding DUF262 domain-containing protein, whose translation is MIELQNKKYTFWELLNEVGIKIPIIQRDYAQGRENKQAQDIRENFLNNLLEVLNSETKIDLDFVYGTVKDGYLILLDGQQRLTTLFLLHYFLVLKDEKLNEDTKKILTKFTYETRLSSREFIKLLINNTVNLKEEEISTTIKNQTWFFSDWENDPTIKSMLKMLDSVQDKFKNEKGLFEKLISKKHKQITFSFLPLDEFKLTDELYIKMNARGKPLSEFENFKSNFEKFLNNEEKKAKLDNEWYDIFWNLRKEKDEDSPAQRADELFLNFFKNITAFYSKEFNRVDIFKFIYTEKIDDICKVLDCLTSYQDNHTDEIRRDLNILQNFLKNPKDISYAERLKFYMLMVFFLKKGLPSESQETFKSWARVNINIIHNIAYDNIKDFENSIKFINNLGEHIDNLYEFLSENDFGDNISEQLKEEIEKATIIEDEKHQHDWEKDFLNAENHNYLDGEVKFLIKISAENEISEDNFKKYMEKFQALWEFASVKEDKKENEMLLHRALLTFGNYLPHKKNSNKYTFGSFGLGLREKNENWRRIFEKEEFKKLLDELNYEDIKQELTSIINSFEFNCNDWRSYFINPNKKWTPISYANYYHIQINNNAIFLNNGWSSSKATGWGWSRVYEMHSIYLLQHIQEKLNSLEPFLEIYPHPSSDIKETYPHIAIKNWKNKDNYSFEINIIYNEKYIIEFFEKNNKQIPNKIMDTLKTFDIDNETYDITVYKNEEFELCKQNDLVVFLENLLKTLKAINIDTL
- a CDS encoding DUF2779 domain-containing protein; the encoded protein is MILSKSLYIRGLQCHKSLWLYKNKQELRDTPNNQTESSFNTGYDVGKLAKELFPDGVEIEFDSNNFNGMIEKTKELISNGTEVIYEATFKEDGIFAMADILVKNGNAWDIYEVKASTHVKEYHINDTLIQWYALSKAINLNRAYVVHINNKYVRNGELNIKELFGIDDITDIVLEKQDDIKPQLLEIEEMLKGDIPDIDIGKHCSDPHGCDFISHCWQHIPKKNSVFDISYATGKQWKLYYQGILSIDDIPSNFHLGKNATLQIKHHKSQEIKIDKPKIKEFLDTIEYPINFFDFETFQNAIPRFDNQRPYAQMPFQYSLHILHEDGTLEHKEFLGDENSDPRRPLSEQMLRDITPTGSIIAFNQSFEITQIKNLAQVCSDISDELLALNERFIDLAHPFQYKHYYHPKFNGKYSIKIVLPTLFPNDDELDYKKLGSIQNGGDAMDTFANLYLLKDKSQLAEIKKDLLAYCRLDTLAMVRIWEQLQQLIKEGSNDK